ATGTAGTTAGTTTCCTATTAGTTAATGCTTTTaatcttgattcttgaatttaaattcttgtatttattaaattttagttgaACAATGATTTGAAGCTTGACtaagattgtttttattttttatttattttgacatgACTAAATCTGAGTAATTATATGAGTTGACACATAATTTAATTGTCCAGACCAAACACTACTAGATTTaacctaataaattaaaaaaatcaaaaaatattattttaaataaaaataataataaacttaagTTTGCATAGTTACGTACAGACAATAATAAGATCCttctttaaattatatatcaataaaCTTAAGGCTTGATGCTAAAAATGTTCACGGTCCCTATACTTCTTACAATTAGTAAAACCAAACCTATactttaaattaacttaaaccAACCCCTCCGTTCCAATTAAATGCAATTTAAGATCCttctttgaattataattatgaagcaGCATTCATATAGACATTGATTAAGAGGCTGAAATCAACTCTGATTTGAAGTGAAGGGATTGATTTGATCCGATTCAAAGTAAAtgtcttgattaaaaaaatacaataagtaGAAGGACTACATTTGAATCTTAGCCCCAAAAAATACGCTAATCTAACGGCTCAAAACTATTTCCTTATGAAATCAACGACTATTCCTTTCCCAATACTCACAAGCCCCAACAGTCAACACCAAGCTGCTCCTTAAATTTAACCAGATAAAGCACTCCATTCGATGCTCTATCCCTCCAATAGTTTGACTTTTGACCTTCAACTCTTGAACCAAAATGAAGATCCTCAAAAACCCAGCAAGGAGTCTCCCCTCTCTATGTCCATTAACGATTTTTCTACTTCTCCTTTTTGTCAACACAATAAAGGGTTCACCATTTTCAATCCAAGAAGCCACAATCCAAGAAATCCAACAAGCATTTGCTCAAAACAAACTAACTTCAAAACAGCTAGTCAACTTCTACTTAGATAGAATCCAAGAACTGAACCCTTTACTTCACAGTGTACTAGAAGTCAATCCAGACGCATTAGAACAAGCTGGAAAGGCTGATGAAGATAGGGAAAGAAACAAGGGCAAGCGGTTCTTAGGGGACTTGCATGGGATTCCAGTGTTGTTGAAGGACAGTATAGGGACTAAAGATAAGCTGAACACAACTTGTGGGTCATATGCTTTGGTGGGATCAGAGGTTGCTCGTGATGCCCACGTGGTGGAGAAGTTGAGGAATGCTGGTGCTGTGATTCTAGGGAAGGCCAGTCTTAGTGAGTGGTATAATTGTAGGTCTTTTGACATTCCTGATGGTTGGTGTGCTAGAGGTGGCCTAGCTAAGgttagtttctttctttctttattaattttgagaaaCATTAATGGCTGTGCAATTTGAGATTTTCCCTCTTAGAATTTTTAGATGCTTATAATTGATAGTGGGAAAAAGGTTCAATATTGAGTAGCATTTGTTGATATTTTATGGCTTATAATTTATAACTCTTGCATTGGATTCCAGGTTTGGTGAAACATAAGGTACCAGTAGAGATTTTATTAAGTTCTTTCCAACCTGGCTCTGTTTGGTTATGAGTTATGACTTGTGtactgttaaaaaataatgatatgaaTACAATgttatattgttattaatttgcATAATAATGGAATCATCAGCCTTTTGATTCATGTActgattttgttgttttggatAAATGTGTTTCTTGTATTAATTCAATCAATTGGTGAATCAAACATTGCCATGTGTGATGATAAACATTAGACAAAACCAACACTTTGTGGAAATGTGCAGAATCCTTATGTCGAATCGGCAGATCCATGTGGTTCAAGCAGTGGATCAGCAATATCAGTGGCTGCAAATATGGTGGCAGTATCACTAGGGACCGAAACTGATGGTTCTATCATCTGCCCTGCTGATCACAACTCAGTTGTTGGGCTCAAGCCAACAGTTGGCCTCACTAGTCGGGCTGGTGTCATCCCAATTTCGCCTCGCCAGGACACCATTGGGTAAGCCAGCCAATTGTCACATTtcttttaatcttgaaaaattgTAATGATGAAGTCACAAGACAGTCATTTTGGTTCTGTTGGCTAAACGCTGTAGGTATTAAGAATTTATGAACCATCTTCCCTGTAGTTTCTTGTAATGGTACAATTGCAAGATGCAAGAATGCAGTGCTGGTCAAATAACATGCATATTTTGGATGCTGACATGCACactttaccttttctttctgCAATCCTCTTTTGAAGAGAGAAACTCAGAAAGAGATAGTGAGATCAACAGGTTGACTGTTAATGTAACTTTTCATTTACTTATTGAGTAGGTATTAACTGAAGAATTTTTataccaacaaaaaaatgaagGCCTATATGCAGGACAGTGTCAGATGCAGTGTATGTGCTTGATGCAATTGTTGGTTTTGATCCAAGAGACTCTCAAGCAACAACCAAAGCTGCTGAGTTTATACCTGCTGGTGGTTACAAACAGTTTCTGAAGAAGGATGGGCTCAAAGGGAAGAGAGTGGGCATAGTGAGAAATCCATTTTTGGACTCCTTCAACGATTCAACTGTTATCTCAACATTCAACCACCATCTGGAAGTGTTAAGGTTAGTGTCAAGCAACAATGATGACAAGTACTACCAACATGGACAAATCACACACATCAATCTGACACTGCACTTATGCTTAAATTTGACTTGGATATTATAGGCAAGGTGGTGCAAATATAGTGGATAATCTTCAAATAGACAATATTGATGTCATTTTGGATCCATATCGAAGCGGCGAAGTAATTGTAATGCTAGCTGAGTTCAAGCTCACAATCAAACAGTACCTTGAAGAACTAATAAAATCTCCTGTGAGGTCATTGGCAGACATCATCGCTTTCAACAACAATAATCCTGATCTGGTAAGTAGTTTCTATGATCATGctttaccaaaaaaatcaaatagtcAGAAGAACTTAGCTCACTGTAGAACGTGGTTAAACCAATTTACAACATCCTTTGGCCCTTGATTTATGCTCTCCTATCAGCAAGGAGATCTCTCCATGCTTCACACCGAAAATGATGCATTGGAAATTCATCTGTCCAATTGCAAATTTATCATGCTGGGAGTTTTAGTTGAAACCATTAGGCGTTCAAGTGAACAATCCTATAAAAGATTTTTCGGTGATATAACCACATTTTATAAGTTGGGTCTTTGATTTTATAGCTGATTCCAATCAGTTTGGGATTGAGgctttgctgttgttgttggtcTTTGATTTTAAGACATGGCATGCCATTGAGCACTGCAGGAAAGCATGAGCAAGTATGGTCAGGAACTACTCCTTGCTGCGGAGATGACAAATGGGCTTGGAGAGGAAGAGATGAAGTTAGTGAAGTTAATGGAACAACTATCAGAAGAAGGATTTGAAAAGATGATGAAAGAGAATGACTTGGATGCCATGCTGACACTTGGTGTGGATGTTTCTACAGTGCTAGCTATTGGAGGGTACCCTGCACTTACAGTCCCAGCTGGGTATGACAGCAAGGGAAAGCCATTTGGGATCTGTTTTGGAGGATTAAAGGGAATGGAACCAAAGCTGATTGAGGTTGCTTATGCTTTTGAGCAGGCTACCCTGTCTCGCAAGGCGGCTCCTtctctttggacttgaaacaAAAACCCTGTCTCtctaaattatgattttcttttgctGTATGAATGTACCAAAAATATGCCGCTGCCTGTAGCATTGCATACATCAACTATCTCTCCCTTCCCCTTGTCTCTCGACTAGAATGAAAAGTCTCAACTTTTGAACTTCTTTCCACCTCTGACGCTGACTCTGAGTATGCTATTGATTAGTTTCTTTAACTAATGAAGTAACTGACTGCTCCTTCCCAAGCAACTTGATAGTCTTGGAGTCAGGAGTGCTCCTTATCATAGTTATGACATGGCCTGGGGTTTGACCTGTCCAAGGCTTTGGTTACGGGTTAGCTGGGTTAACTTACACGCTGGGTTAACTTACACGAGGACagattaactcaattttttaaccaaaacggCCCCAACTAGGCACTGGATTGATAGCTATTTAAGAAAACATGACTCGGTTCCGAGGCCCGTGTATCAGCAagtttggttattattattattattattattatttgtattaacaATAACATCATCAGCAGGGAATATTGCTGGGCATGACCATTATGACAAGACatgtaaaatgacaaaaaattcCATAGTTGctcaaggaaaaaataataatggtgaCTTTCATATATTGGTTAAGCCCATAGCAATTTCTTCTCATAACACAGTATGTATTATTAAGAAATACTTTAAAAGTAGTGGGAAAATACAGTTCTTTTCGCTGCtattcatcaaaaaataaattattatgaattgtcattgtgatttatttttttagtctatttttttattacatctttGTAGGCCtaaattaatggtcaattaaatcatatattattaAGAAATGGTAAGATTCAAAGATAAAGGACTAAGATGAAAAAAACAGCTAAGAGAgatgatttttctaaactttAGGCTAAACATATACTTTGGTCCTCTAAGctttcaaattataaacttttagtccttaacaatttatgaaattaaattttgattctaaactttattttccttattttggTCCCTAGTTgtgaaatgagagagaaagtgattGAATTATggtggtagagagagaaagtctcGTCTGAGACCAATTCCGGCCATGAAAACAGGTAGTTTTTGTGTCAATAGGTTGCTTTTAATGAAGAAAGTTTAtacaatgtgttttttctcctttaaacTTGCCTAGAATGGTATAtctgaatccaaaaaaaattattttgggttGATTGTGGATTTTGGAGCTAATTTCTGGGTTGTTAGAGGCTTTGAATATGTTTTACAAGGTGTTTGGgtgttttattggtttttttgggTCGAAATATGATTGAAAATGAGCTTCTCTTGGTTTGAAACAGATTAACCTGATTTTCTAGTGACTGGAGGCTACTGAAATCTGGGTACTGCATgcgtttttttaattcaaggatGGACGACCTATTATCTTCCCTttaataaaatgcaaaaaaataaggCCTAGGCTCATGGGTTGCTCTAGGCCCACGCACCTGGGCTTTTTTTTATGGAGACCCGAGAACTCTGGGCTTTCCTAACTTGAGAGactgggctttttttttttacttgtttctttttcatttttattcattacaattgcattttttgttatttttttctttgaatttcatcgttaatatttgattgattattaatcgagcaatgtaatttatttcagtttgattttttttcaatcactttgatattttattggttcttaattttataggtgtttattttataaaaaaaaattgtcgaaCTGTCCATGACACGGGTCATAGGTTTAACTAATTAACTTTGGCTAGGTAGGAATTgagcttgataaaaaaaaattgctacataaatagttcttgatttatttaactaGATGTATGTATGAACTTTTTGAATTCcacttaggattttttttatatatagaaaaacatcGTAAAATTCTACATATAcactttttttaagaagaaagaaaaaatatccgACCTACCATGAAGCGCAAGTCAAATAACTAGTTAACATAAACTAAAACATGTGGGAAAAAAGATTATAACTTTCCTCATAAAACACTACAATGCCTCCTCACATTTAGTTTTGACAATTAACGTTAACAAAAAGCTAAAACacgaccttttcttttcttttctatgttgCTTgaacacatggtttttttttagttatgagctttttcaaaaaaaatcttttgtcgattttatttttttaatattgtgatgATTGTGAATTTATCTTTgtaatttgttctttttattttgtctttctctGAGATCAGCGTTGTTTGCGAGGTTGTCAAGGTAAACCAGACTTTTGTagggtatattttttttttttaattgaacttgacttttttatagtatattttttttctcatatagttaaaaaaatagttttagagaaaaatcatgttattaaactttatacagtaataaaaattaaagggtgtaTGAAAACCATTGTTCACCCATATCCattgcactgtggattacaataataatccatagtgttttgttttcttttttttctttcttattatgatttttttttaaattgtttttgtccatttcatctttttaaaattgagatggttaagaatttgacttcataattagtttctttttattttttatttatataaggTTAATGTGATTTGTAGATTTGTCAGGGTAACTTAGATTGTCCTGGTTTACGGATTTGGTgcggtgttttttttaattgaacttaattttttttctcgttttttttttcatatagttaaaaaaaaattagtttaagagaaaattcatgtttttaaactttttaaagtcCATTAACCTGTTCACAAGTTTGATTGGTTGACCTAGTTTGCGGGTTTagcaagtttaacttttttgttattagtttttttttatatttcatccttagatattgagttaattgagaatcTAGTCTCATAATCGGTTTTGTTTTaccttttatgaggttatcgaGGTTTCAAAAAAACATCTCGGTATTGAGTTGATGTTTGAGTTCACAAtggtctatttttattatcatataattatataaaaaatagtttttttaaaaaacaaattataattccaGTGGAGTCCATAACCCGATTCATAGGTTTGGTGTGCTAGCCCGGGTTACTTGATTCATAGGTTTGGAGAGTTTACCTACCAACCAAATAtgcttttttgtgtgttttaattgtttttaattttttttttcaatttggtccttcaatattagattggtgGGGAAATAGACTGCATGgataatttttgtttgctttctatatgtataattgtttcaaataaatgtttatttttagattagtgATCAATTTTGTGaacatctatttttatcatataattaaataaaaatattttataaaaataaaagttataaacCTAATAGAGTCCATGATCCGAGTCACGGGGGGATCAAGATCAATCCAATTTGTCATTGtctcaatatgttttttagaagttgtcattttgaagtttttttaaaaggtaaatcatgtttttaccaATAATTAATGTTGCAATTGGACCCATCaaatctattaatttaatttgagttaACTCCAACACAATTTAATCGGAAACTCGAGTTAGGGAAAAAGTTGTGTTGAGAGGTTTTAAAATTGACCCACTTGGTCAGGTTTAATAACATCGTCAAAAAACTCATAGCgctcttaatatttttcacattttgaaaaaattggttCACCCCGCGGCGGAGCGCGGGCCAATAGACTAGTAGTTTAAACTAAAAGAGGTGGTGTTTTTATTGTGTACCCCTATACGTAAcactatttatttcaataatgtttttttcctctaaatctatattttttttctaattttatactttaatatttagtttattgaaaattaagcttcataatttattgtgttttgcTTTATATGTCGTTGGCTTAGTCTCATAATCCGTTTGGCGAGTtgactctagtttttttttaattgataatttttttttttaatttcatccttcaacattgagttgattggaaattaagcttcataatttattttagtttactttatataaggttatctcagtctcatgacctgagtcgcgggtttgatgggttaacccaattgactagagtttattttgtcttttcttaattaacattttttttctatttcttcctttaacattaaatttattatgaattaggctttgtgatttattttgttttgctttctatgaggttattctaatcttatgactcgggtcacgTGTTTTGTAGGTTAACATGGGTAGActcaaattgttttattatgtcctgtttttagattgatttttttttcattttcaacatttaacaatgagtttattgaaaattgagcttcataaattttttttatggggttatcatagtctAATAACCTTGGTTGCGAGTTTGACAGattaatccgggttgactcaggttttttttttgttcactttctatgagattatcccgatctcataatctgaatcacgagtttgaaaggttaactcaagtatttttttttaattgcattcttcaacattgagttgattgagaattgagctttcataatttgtttgatttactttatatggtgttatcatggtcttatgatTCAGGTCGtgaatttgataggttaacccaagttgacttggatcgatccaatatattaccgtgtcaatattattttttaaaaaagatgttttgaatttttgttaatcAAACGACGTTTTTGTTAATCAAACCGTCTTTAGATCTATCAAGTCAATTAAGTAACATCAAGTCAACCTCTacgttgttttaaaaaaatatttaccagAAAAATGTTAATAATGCCtggatgttttaaaaaaatttgattcgATCCGCGGTATAGTGCCGGGGAACAATCTAGTCTACatctataataatttatagaaatttgcatataaaaaaatgaaaaaaatcagagTAACTTGATCATTGTGAAtaactttatattaaaatattttatttatttatcttttatatatatatatatatatatatttttttttttttttaaaaaaaaaaaaacagttcccCTGGTGCAAAACGACCAACCATACACGGCAACCATTGTCGACTTCTAAGCGTTGTACTCATGATCACTACAACATAGTCGCCTTTACTCATGATACTACGGCTAGTCGGATTTTGCAATCAATGGCCACTACACTCCGACGCAAGCTGATTCGTGAGGGTTTTTAGATAAGCACGATAATTTTCACCAATTTTTTCTTTGCCTAGGATGTTTCATGGTCAAGAAATGATAACAGCTCGCAGGTTCATTCCATTCAGGTTCACTGTACATAGTCCTTGTTCATATCAAGAACCAAAAGGAATGTATAAATTGCGTCTGTCAGTTGCGATTTTCCATCACTACTTAGATATGGCTGCCTTTACACCTCTGAAGTTTTCACtactttttgttcttttagtcATAGCAAGCAACGCATTCTCAATAAAAGAAGCAAGCATAGATGATCTCCAGCTTGCTTTTAAGCAGAACAAACTTACCTCAAGGAAACTTGTTaagttttatattaaagaaGTTGACAGACTCAATCCAGTCCTTAAAGGGGTTCTAGAATTAAATCCTGATGCACTCTTACAAGCTAATCAGGCTGACTACGAGCGCAGGATTAAGGCACCAGGTTCATCAGTTggtttgcatggcattcctatTCTTCTCAAAGATCTAATTGCGACCAAGGATAAGATGAACAACACGGCAGGAACTTTTGCACTTCTCGGATCAGTTGTGCCTCGCGATGCAGGTGTTGTCATGAAGTTAAGGAAAGCAGGAGCTATTATATTTGGAAAAGCTAGCATGACTGAGTGGGCTGCTTTTAGGTCTCTTACACTTCCTAATGGCTTTAGTCCTAGAGGTGGCCAGGGAAAGGCAAGATCCTTGTGAAAGTAGCTTTCTCAAaaatttcttcatgttttattgatttgttattCCCATTGCTATATAACGAGTGTGACATTACACTAGATTGCAAGCCATGGTAACATTCTGGTGTTCTGAAACTTTTTGCAGAATCCTTATAATCTATCAGCAGATCCTTGTGGATCAAGCAGTGGGTCAGCAATATCAGTAGCGGCAAATATGGTAGCAGTTTCACTAGGTACCGAGACTGATGGCTCCATCTTATGTCCGTCCAATGCAAACTCAGTGGTGGGTATAAAACCAACAGTAGGTCTCACCAGCCGTGCTGGAGTTATCACAATTTCTCCTAGACAGGACACCATTGGGTAGGtgattgtattatattattcgAATCATACTATTAAGTTTTCAGGGCTGAAAAAGCCGATCCTTTGCCCAATATTTAGTCCAAAATGGCTACTGTTCTAAATCTATGAAACCTGCTATTACCTTAACTCTCTGCAATTAGTCTTTCTATCAACATATTGTCATTCCTCGGCTCTGGATGGGACAGGCCTCTCTGCAGGACAGTATCGGATGCTGTTCATGTTCTCGATGCCATTGTAGGTGTTGATTCCAACGATAATGAAACCAAAGCAGCATCAAAGTATATTCCGCGTGGTGGGTACAAACAATATCTCAAGCCTAAAGGGGTCAAAGGGAAGAGACTTGGAATAGTAAGGAATCCGTTCTTGAGTTTTGTCAGTGAACCTGAGAGTCAAGCTTTTGAGAACCATCTCCAGACACTAAGGTAACCAAATAAACTTCAAGAACTAATGTAATAATATGCTATCCAGCACAATTTTGATGTGTAGTACAAGAATATTTGATAAGATGATGCAAAATTTATCCGCAAATGAAGACAAGAAGGTGCAGTTTTACTAGACAACTTGGAAATAGCCAACATCAGTACTATCTTAAATTTTGCCGCGAGTGGTGAAGCAACAGCATTGCTTGCTGAGTTTAAAATATCTCTAAATGCATACCTGAAAGAGCTGGTGTCTTCCCAAGTGCGAACCTTAGCCGATATTATAGCATTCAACCAGCAATTTGCAGATCTGGTGAGTGTCCAAAATGAAAACAGGTTCCTTTCATACGTGCAAGTTGCAATGATCTACGTTCAATAAACTTAATATGCTAATACATTCTCGAATCTTTACGCAGGAATATCTCAGCGAATATGGACAAGGCATCTTTCTAGGAGCTCAGGCGACAGATGGAATCGGCAACGCAGAGAATGCTGCACTGTCAAATTTAGCAGAACTTACAAGAAATGGATTTCAGAAGTTGATGAAAGATAATAAGCTGGATGCCTTGGTGACACCTGGTTCATCTGTTTCTCCTGTCCTAGCAATTGGAGGATTCCCAGGAATCAATGTCCCTTCAGGTTATGATAATATGGGGGTGCCTTTCGGCATTAACTTTGGAGGATTGAAGGGTACAGAACCAAAGCTGATTCATATTGCATTTGGCTTCGAGCAGGCTACTAAGATCCGGAAGCCTCCTACattcaaatcaaaagaaataaataatatctagGAAACCAATAAGCTGTGGCTCAATCGCTACTTCCCTTTTCAACAAGACCTGGGTTAGaattttcttgtaaaaatgacagaaaaaaataaatgagaaatccTGAGGTGTTGGTTAAGTGATATATAATTTTGTCAAACAAATACAAGATTGAGTAAAACAGCTTCCTCCCTGCTAAGCCCTTCTATATATAGTTTGACAGAACCGAAAAAGTTTTTGCAATGGAGACAAAAGGTCCATTCTCCTCATTGATATTGCGTTGAGCACAAGCAGTTGGGATCATTATCAGGAACCCATTATTTTAGCATcatcttaaaaattaagttattgaTCATAGCGCTAGACAAAGCTAGCAATTCTTAGTAATATTTGTCGCTAGACAGAACAGTATACACAAAGGATAGTCGTCTAAGCTCTGATTTTATTACTTGCCGTTGACATGCACCATGATCAGCCAATTTGTGCTTTGTTCTTGGTGTTTGGTTAATTGTACGCTAGATATGTTCCCTGCGCTCTGGCGTGggcaaaacaattttttattttttatgtaaaatattgcTAGACTAAAAAAATTCACCTCTTGAGTTACTAGTTCAAgtagtaatttaaataatataaaaaaataataataataaacaaattgaaaaaaaaaaaaaaccataaccgAATCTATCTGGATTATCATACAATCCAATGGtaacttaatagaaagaaaatcataaaaaaaatataacttcaagaagaagaagaagaagaagaagaaaacatcagcttaagaaaaggaaaaaaaactaagaaaacccagaaaaacCTCATACACCTGatttaatct
The DNA window shown above is from Populus trichocarpa isolate Nisqually-1 chromosome 4, P.trichocarpa_v4.1, whole genome shotgun sequence and carries:
- the LOC7477871 gene encoding probable amidase At4g34880, which gives rise to MFHGQEMITARRFIPFRFTVHSPCSYQEPKGMYKLRLSVAIFHHYLDMAAFTPLKFSLLFVLLVIASNAFSIKEASIDDLQLAFKQNKLTSRKLVKFYIKEVDRLNPVLKGVLELNPDALLQANQADYERRIKAPGSSVGLHGIPILLKDLIATKDKMNNTAGTFALLGSVVPRDAGVVMKLRKAGAIIFGKASMTEWAAFRSLTLPNGFSPRGGQGKNPYNLSADPCGSSSGSAISVAANMVAVSLGTETDGSILCPSNANSVVGIKPTVGLTSRAGVITISPRQDTIGPLCRTVSDAVHVLDAIVGVDSNDNETKAASKYIPRGGYKQYLKPKGVKGKRLGIVRNPFLSFVSEPESQAFENHLQTLRQEGAVLLDNLEIANISTILNFAASGEATALLAEFKISLNAYLKELVSSQVRTLADIIAFNQQFADLEYLSEYGQGIFLGAQATDGIGNAENAALSNLAELTRNGFQKLMKDNKLDALVTPGSSVSPVLAIGGFPGINVPSGYDNMGVPFGINFGGLKGTEPKLIHIAFGFEQATKIRKPPTFKSKEINNI
- the LOC7477870 gene encoding probable amidase At4g34880 isoform X2 is translated as MKILKNPARSLPSLCPLTIFLLLLFVNTIKGSPFSIQEATIQEIQQAFAQNKLTSKQLVNFYLDRIQELNPLLHSVLEVNPDALEQAGKADEDRERNKGKRFLGDLHGIPVLLKDSIGTKDKLNTTCGSYALVGSEVARDAHVVEKLRNAGAVILGKASLSEWYNCRSFDIPDGWCARGGLAKNPYVESADPCGSSSGSAISVAANMVAVSLGTETDGSIICPADHNSVVGLKPTVGLTSRAGVIPISPRQDTIGTVSDAVYVLDAIVGFDPRDSQATTKAAEFIPAGGYKQFLKKDGLKGKRVGIVRNPFLDSFNDSTVISTFNHHLEVLRQGGANIVDNLQIDNIDVILDPYRSGEVIVMLAEFKLTIKQYLEELIKSPVRSLADIIAFNNNNPDLESMSKYGQELLLAAEMTNGLGEEEMKLVKLMEQLSEEGFEKMMKENDLDAMLTLGVDVSTVLAIGGYPALTVPAGYDSKGKPFGICFGGLKGMEPKLIEVAYAFEQATLSRKAAPSLWT
- the LOC7477870 gene encoding probable amidase At4g34880 isoform X1, coding for MKILKNPARSLPSLCPLTIFLLLLFVNTIKGSPFSIQEATIQEIQQAFAQNKLTSKQLVNFYLDRIQELNPLLHSVLEVNPDALEQAGKADEDRERNKGKRFLGDLHGIPVLLKDSIGTKDKLNTTCGSYALVGSEVARDAHVVEKLRNAGAVILGKASLSEWYNCRSFDIPDGWCARGGLAKNPYVESADPCGSSSGSAISVAANMVAVSLGTETDGSIICPADHNSVVGLKPTVGLTSRAGVIPISPRQDTIGPICRTVSDAVYVLDAIVGFDPRDSQATTKAAEFIPAGGYKQFLKKDGLKGKRVGIVRNPFLDSFNDSTVISTFNHHLEVLRQGGANIVDNLQIDNIDVILDPYRSGEVIVMLAEFKLTIKQYLEELIKSPVRSLADIIAFNNNNPDLESMSKYGQELLLAAEMTNGLGEEEMKLVKLMEQLSEEGFEKMMKENDLDAMLTLGVDVSTVLAIGGYPALTVPAGYDSKGKPFGICFGGLKGMEPKLIEVAYAFEQATLSRKAAPSLWT